One Streptomyces sp. RPA4-2 genomic window carries:
- a CDS encoding TetR/AcrR family transcriptional regulator, giving the protein MAVSERGPRERMVFSAAQLIRRDGVAAAGMREVAAHAGAPRGSLQHYFPGGKEQLVNEAVGWAGRYAGNRVARFLAALPEPTPSALFAEMVRQWTEEYRTAGFAGGCPVAAATVDCAESTVSTREAASAAFTTWTGAVSRALADMGVPEGRADALATLMISALEGAILMARAERDLRALTTVCQELGPLLDAAAGKAE; this is encoded by the coding sequence ATGGCGGTGTCCGAACGGGGGCCACGGGAGCGGATGGTCTTCAGCGCGGCCCAGCTCATCCGGCGTGACGGGGTTGCCGCCGCGGGCATGCGGGAGGTCGCCGCGCACGCCGGAGCGCCGCGCGGTTCGCTCCAGCACTACTTCCCCGGTGGCAAGGAACAGCTCGTCAACGAGGCCGTCGGTTGGGCGGGTCGGTACGCGGGCAATCGTGTCGCCCGCTTCCTCGCCGCGCTGCCCGAGCCCACGCCCAGCGCTCTCTTCGCCGAGATGGTCCGCCAGTGGACCGAGGAGTACCGGACGGCCGGCTTCGCGGGAGGTTGCCCGGTGGCCGCCGCCACGGTGGACTGCGCGGAGTCCACCGTCTCCACACGGGAGGCCGCGTCCGCCGCCTTCACCACCTGGACCGGCGCGGTGTCCCGGGCCCTGGCGGACATGGGCGTGCCCGAGGGGCGCGCCGACGCCCTCGCCACGCTCATGATCAGCGCCCTGGAGGGGGCGATCCTCATGGCCAGAGCCGAACGTGACCTCCGCGCTCTGACGACCGTGTGCCAGGAACTCGGCCCTCTTCTCGACGCCGCGGCCGGCAAGGCGGAGTGA
- a CDS encoding DUF6086 family protein, which produces MSQYYAMGGRTLWNPSNGASRLFLRQVTLFEAELGLPSGIGPMEADECQIAPGEFEAFVDALLARHRRTTHAVMIALSEGFVSTVLVLARRADIEVAWNTGESAASEELTDIQVPATPAPDQETWAASLHQRSLELGRFMAR; this is translated from the coding sequence TTGAGCCAGTACTACGCCATGGGCGGCCGGACGCTGTGGAACCCGTCGAACGGCGCCTCACGGCTGTTCCTGCGCCAAGTCACCCTCTTCGAAGCCGAATTGGGACTGCCGTCGGGTATCGGGCCCATGGAGGCCGACGAGTGCCAGATCGCCCCCGGCGAATTCGAGGCGTTCGTCGACGCGCTGCTGGCGCGGCATCGCCGAACCACTCATGCCGTCATGATCGCCCTGTCCGAAGGGTTCGTCTCCACGGTGCTGGTTCTCGCACGGAGGGCCGACATCGAGGTCGCCTGGAACACGGGCGAGAGCGCCGCAAGCGAGGAACTCACGGACATCCAGGTCCCGGCGACTCCGGCTCCCGACCAGGAGACATGGGCGGCCTCCCTGCACCAGAGGTCGCTCGAGCTCGGCCGCTTCATGGCCCGCTGA
- a CDS encoding AraC family transcriptional regulator yields the protein MYLEELRTLLDRHVRPDWTTAIDGVLISKVERSDPPAPSMSGTVLAVIAQGAKRLALGDRMFEYRAGQYLVASVDLPVTGQFVGASPERPALGFGLTLEPSAVAELLLQAGSADSPRTGGGALPGIAVSDASDRLLDAVVRLLRLLDEPRDRTVLAPMVKREILWRLITGEQGGIVRQLGLADSSLSHVARAVRWIREHYAQPFRVEDVAQLSGMSVSAFYRNFQAVTAMSPIRFQKQIRLQEARLLLAVHPHDVTGVGHRVGYDSPSQFSREYRRQFGAPPSQDAARLRLTAGTTAAVLP from the coding sequence ATGTATCTCGAAGAGCTCCGCACCCTGCTGGACCGGCATGTGCGGCCCGACTGGACCACGGCCATCGACGGTGTCCTCATCTCGAAGGTGGAGCGGTCCGACCCGCCGGCACCCTCGATGTCCGGCACGGTGCTGGCGGTCATCGCCCAGGGCGCCAAACGTCTCGCACTGGGCGACCGGATGTTCGAGTACCGAGCTGGGCAGTACCTCGTCGCGTCGGTGGACCTGCCCGTGACCGGCCAGTTCGTCGGAGCCTCCCCGGAGCGTCCGGCACTGGGATTCGGTCTGACGCTGGAACCGTCGGCCGTCGCCGAACTGCTGCTGCAGGCAGGATCCGCGGACTCTCCCCGCACCGGCGGGGGTGCGTTGCCGGGCATCGCCGTCAGCGACGCTTCGGACCGGCTGCTCGACGCGGTGGTCCGGCTGCTGCGTCTGCTCGACGAGCCGCGTGACCGGACGGTGCTCGCTCCGATGGTCAAGCGCGAGATCCTGTGGCGGCTGATCACCGGCGAGCAGGGCGGCATCGTGCGCCAGCTCGGCCTCGCCGACAGCAGCCTCAGCCACGTCGCACGGGCCGTGCGCTGGATCCGCGAACACTATGCGCAGCCGTTCCGGGTCGAGGACGTGGCGCAGCTGTCGGGCATGAGCGTCTCCGCCTTCTACCGCAACTTCCAGGCGGTGACCGCGATGAGCCCCATCCGCTTCCAGAAGCAGATCCGGCTTCAGGAGGCCCGGCTGCTGCTCGCCGTCCATCCCCATGACGTCACGGGGGTCGGCCATCGCGTCGGGTACGACAGCCCGTCACAGTTCAGCCGGGAATACCGCCGCCAGTTCGGGGCGCCTCCCAGCCAGGACGCCGCCCGCCTGCGTCTCACCGCGGGGACCACCGCGGCTGTTCTCCCCTGA